Proteins found in one Lepisosteus oculatus isolate fLepOcu1 chromosome 22, fLepOcu1.hap2, whole genome shotgun sequence genomic segment:
- the bri3bp gene encoding BRI3-binding protein yields the protein MKVIRLIAIIAVLLASLQCVEAARSRKDSSSQNSFRRAANGLYQTLSSIFGEDNIRALHKFFSKTTERFVYGVDAFLDTIWKIWTDLLDVLGIDSSNLTYYFSQTALTSSPARTLLLVASVVVAYWLLSLFLGGLFYLLQVAFGRFFWLVRVVLFALSCLYILQKFEGDPERAVLPLCFVMAVYFMTGPVGSYWRKGGSSLEDKIDHLDGQIRLLNIRLSRVIESLDRGSEQ from the exons ATGAAGGTAATTAGGTTGATTGCCATAATCGCCGTTCTCCTCGCATCCCTGCAGTGTGTAGAAGCGGCTCGGAGCCGGAAGGATTCCAGCAGCCAGAACAGTTTTAGAAGGGCGGCGAATGGTCTTTACCAGACCCTGAGTAGCATCTTCGGAGAGGACAACATCAGAGCCTTGCATAAG TTCTTTTCGAAGACAACAGAGCGCTTCGTCTATGGTGTGGACGCGTTCCTGGACACAATATGGAAGATATGGACCGATCTTCTCGATGTTCTTGGAATTGACt CGTCCAACCTGACCTACTACTTCAGCCAGACTGCGCTGACCAGCTCCCCAGCCCGGACTCTGCTGCTGGTGGCCTCTGTGGTGGTGGCCTACTGGCTGCTCTCGCTGTTCCTGGGCGGTTTGTTCTACCTCCTGCAAGTGGCGTTCGGCCGCTTCTTCTGGCTGGTGCGGGTCGTGCTCTTCGCCCTCTCCTGCCTCTACATCCTGCAGAAGTTCGAGGGCGACCCCGAGCGGGCCGTGCTGCCCCTCTGCTTCGTCATGGCCGTGTACTTCATGACGGGGCCCGTGGGCTCCTACTGGAGGAAGGGCGGCAGCTCTCTGGAGGACAAGATCGACCACCTGGACGGCCAGATCCGCCTGCTCAACATCCGCCTGAGCCGCGTCATCGAGAGCCTGGACCGCGGCAGCGAGCAGTAA